From the Argopecten irradians isolate NY chromosome 13, Ai_NY, whole genome shotgun sequence genome, one window contains:
- the LOC138306192 gene encoding corticotropin-releasing factor-binding protein-like produces MKTSLLITWILNLAVVFALPMQKRSPSKRNARSSATVVQCMDMHSFAGEYKFTADGTGSVCGLYLISLPEKLIELEFLEFDVGCEAGGLVALVDGWEMNGQFFPPPSDHHLSLDERYMTYCGQSKPRKILVSSQNVLLIQNRIPVAGQGFTIKVNFIDNPQPCNAVSMFTQGVYTLKNFGQRRNCSISIIYPEVVHLVSVDVGVTAKMNEIDSDIGLSEQCLNRMGSDYVEVSGGNGFEHDTRNRRELVCGLNAGAERRGIPVACTNTVVRLVSSGEYFNTVTFVYTQPSQQDVMQDEGSC; encoded by the exons AAACGATCACCTTCAAAGCGTAATGCCAGAAGTAGTGCCACAGTTGTTC AATGCATGGATATGCACAGTTTTGCTGGGGAATACAAGTTTACGGCTGACGGCACCGGCAGTGTGTGTGGACTTTACTTAATTTCTCTTCCTGAAAAATTAATAGAACTGGAATTCCTCGAATTTGACGTTGGGTGTGAAGCGGGAGGACTTGTGGCG CTTGTAGATGGCTGGGAGATGAATGGTCAGTTTTTCCCGCCACCCAGTGACCATCATCTCAGTCTGGACGAAAGGTACATGACCTACTGTGGCCAATCAAAACCAAGGAAAATACTGGTGTCGTCACAGAACGTGTTGCTCATACAAAACAGAATACCTGTCGCAGGTCAAGGTTTCACCATCAAGGTCAACTTCATCGACAACCCACAAC CATGTAATGCTGTATCCATGTTCACACAAGGTGTATATACGTTAAAGAATTTCGGCCAAAGACGGAACTGTTCTATCTCGATTATCTACCCTGAGGTCGTACACTTAGTCTCCGTGGATGTCGGTGTCACTGCgaaaatgaatgaaattgaCAGCGACATTGGACTATCTGAGCAG TGCCTAAACAGGATGGGGAGTGATTACGTAGAGGTGAGCGGAGGAAACGGATTTGAACATGACACCAGGAACAGACGTGAACTAGTGTGTGGACTCAATGCTGGCGCTG AAAGACGTGGTATCCCTGTAGCCTGTACCAACACTGTGGTCCGACTGGTGTCCAGTGGTGAATACTTCAACACCGTCACATTCGTGTACACCCAGCCAAGCCAACAGGACGTCATGCAGGACGAAGGCTCATGTTGA